A window of Mustela lutreola isolate mMusLut2 chromosome X, mMusLut2.pri, whole genome shotgun sequence genomic DNA:
tgtgttttcattttcatttgtttctgtgtaatttttagtttcttgaccCATTCACTcattagtagcatgttgtttaaccttcatgtacttgtgatctctccgtttttttcccttctggttGACTTGtggtttcatagtgttgtggtcggAAAAAGTGCATGGTATGATCCcgatctttttgtatttgttgaggcatgatttgtgacctagtatgtgatctattccagagaatgttccatgtgcacatgaaaggaatgtgtattctgctgttttaagaggaaatgttctgaatacatctgtaaAGTCCCTCTAGtccatgtgtcattcaaagccgttgttttcttgttgattctctgcttagatgatctgtccattgctgtaagtggagtgttaaagtcccttactattattgtattattgtcaatgaggacctttatgtttgttattaattgtttcagTGGGGATCCTGTGTTGGGTCCATAAATGTTtccaattgttagatcttcttgctgtattgtcccctttattatgaaTCGTGTCATTCTTCTCTTGTTACAGTCTGGTTTAAAGTCTACTTGGTCTGATACAAGAATCAATATGCTGGCTTTCATCTGACATTTTTTTGTGTGAGAAATGTTTCTCTagcccctcactttcaatcttcaggtgtctttaggtctgaaatgtgtctcttgtacGAAGTATATAGATGAAcctcatttgttttttggttgttgttttttttttttctcatccactctgacaccctgtgtcttttaattggatcATTTAGTCAATTTACACTCAGAATAATTATTCatagtatgtacttattgccaattttttacttgtttttgtcaTTTCTGATTGACCCTTTCTTGTCATTATCATCTCTCCTTTGCAAAGAGTCCCTTTAGTACTTCTTCCAGGGCTGTGTTATTGGTCATGatatcctttagtttttgtttgtctgggcaattctgtatctttctttctattctgatAGCCTTGCTGTAGAGTATTCTAGGTGGCAGATTTTTCAATTCAGCTCTTTGAATATAtgatgccactcccttctggctttcTGTTTCacgtttctgttgagaaatctgaaCCTAGCCTGATGTatcttcccttgtaagttaaggacttcttttgtcttgctgcttttaacatttttaacttatcactctatttttcaaatgtaattacaatatgtcttggtgttggcctgcttttgttgattttgatgggagttctctgtgtctcctggttCTGAATGGTTGTTTTCGTCCCCAGATTGgggaagtttttagctattattttctcaaataaacttcctgtccctttttctctcacttcctctcctgGGATTCCTATGATACAAGTGTTATTAGGTTCGATGCTGTCACTGAGTTCCCAAAGCCTTTTCTCATGATCCATAGttcatctttctctcttctgttgaGCCTCATTATATTCCATCATTCTATCTTTATACCACTCATTCATTCCTCTGattcttccatccttgtggtcATTCCATCCAGCCAGTTTTGAATCTCAGttattgtctttttcatttctgtcaggttggcttttaactcttttatctctggGGTAAGGGTCCCTGAACTCTTCCACTCTTTCCCTAGCCCAGTGAGTATTCTTAtgtttgttgctttaaattctccctcactcatgttacttatatctgttttgcttcaATTTCTGGCCAcggccttatttatttatttatttatttatttattgcatttgggatgaattcctccatgtgacattttgtctaggtctctgccttcatctgTATGTGAGAATAGATAGCCAGTTATGATTCCTGCTTCTGAGAgcaatggctttatgaagaagaggtcatgcagtgtccagggcctggcacttcagtgagtgtctctggtgtgtgttgtgtgcacTCTGCTGGAGTGTTTTGGCTGATCTATCTTTCAGGGTAGTTGTCTGCAgaggctctctctgcctgcggtGGTCAGTGTTTGGTCCTTTGCCagaatgtggtgagttttaagCACGTGTGCTCTAGCCTGCTTGTTAGATGAGACCTGATACTACCTGAACTGGAACTGAAGCGCTGAAGAACTCTCTGGCTGGAAGATGTGGTGTGGGCAGGGGATTCTTCTGGTCTTCTGGGAAGGGGCCCTCTGCATTGGGACTGGAGCAAGTTTGACTGAGAAGGATAGTCTCTCCAGTGTGCAGGGGtgtggggcttggtgtaagcaggtTAGGCAGCCAGTGTGGGTGCTGTGTTGCTTCCtgcaggtggctctgtgtttatgctgtgGGTCAGGGGAGGGAAATAGCTCCAGCCAGCTTCTTTGTCCCCAGAGCAGCATCTCCACGAATACTGGCTCTCAGGGACACACTAGGAGAAGAACAAACAAACCCTCCCACTGTGTGTCCCAGGTGCTTCTCAGATCACTGTTTCCAcactgtctgccttcaggtcctttgcctgccttctcttcaggAGCAGGGCAGTGCCCACCAAGTCTATTCCAGCCAAGCCCACTGACCTCTAGAACTCCAGCCTTTAAGCCCCCttggttgcaagaactcatgaaattcagccaCTCTTGCTTTCCAGGCCAGTGGCTTTGGGGATGCATTCTCTTTATGCGTTCCCCTGCATGCTCCTCTCTCTTACCCTTCTCTGCGACCacagctccctcccctctgcagcaccCAGGATTCTTTTCTCCCCTAGTCCATGGATCCCCACTTCCTTACCTTTTTGGATGTGGCCTCGtttctccctttagttgtggagtttgttctgtcagtcttcaggtctCTTTCTGGggaatttaggatgatttgataattatctagttCTGATTGTGTGCGAGGTGAGCACAGCATTCCCCTACTCTGCTGTCATCTTGTTTTCTCCTACtcatggcttttttatttttgagccaCTCTCTGTGTCCCTGTGCCTGATTCACTGTCCCCATCTCTTCATTTTTGGCCTTGCCTGCCTATTTGTGTGATTCTgtttctgggtatccccaggtttatttttattctgtgtctTTGCCCCCCTGCGTCTCTGGATAGATTTCCTTGTCACCGTGTCTCTGCCCATTTGTTTATGTTCTGTGTGTCCGTTCCTATGTGTCTAGGTTTCTTTGTTCCTATCTTGATCCTTCCAGACATGATCCTGTGTATCTGTTCCCATTTCTACCTTGTATCCATATGGCTGTGTTTGTGGATTCACATCCCCATGTCTACTTAttctgggatgtgtgtgtgtgtgtgtgtgtgtgtctttctctcactCCTTTTCTAAATTCTTGTGTCCCTATGTCACAGTGTCTCCACTGTACCTGGGCCTCCAGCTTGCCTGTCTTTATGCCTCTCTGttacctaacctaaccctaacccttatgTCTTGGCTGGTGTTTGTCACAGTTTGGGTGTCTGCATTCCCATGCTTTTGTCACTGGATCTCTGAGTATATAAATTTGTGCTCCAGTTTGACTCTTGGTGTGCTCCTCTGCATGCGCCCATGTCCTTGGGTCTTTGTTACCAAGTCTTGGTATAAGTaacatttctgtttctatgattttgtaGATCTGTGGTCTtgtgtctctgttttcttctcccaTCCCCTATCCCATTTCTGTCAGTTACCATGTCATCATGTCTCTATGCTTCTACTTCTTCAACCTTGGTATATTGGGCTATGGTTTTGACCTATGTCTCCCTGGTTACTTCTGTGTCCTTGTGTCTCTATGTGTCACTGTGTGTCTCGTCTCCTCTGCTTTTGTGTCTGGGTCTTTGTgaatatctctgtctctctctctctcttgctcactttctctcttcttaagacttttttttttcagtagttcaaggagaattttcttttcttttcttttcgaatttttatttaaattctagtcagttaacatgcagtgcaattggtttcaggaataggtttcagtaattcatcacttacatacaacacctagtttttgtttgtttgtttgtttgtttggtttgttttgtttttgagatcaTCTCTAcatcccaacgtggggcttgaacccacaatcccgagatcaagtGTCACGTGCTCTCCTGAGtgaaccagccaggagccccagaaaaacTACTTAAATGACTGAGGGAGTTACAGATATTTGATGAAGTCTGGAGTGtttgggggagggtgggaaggacATCTGAGGCAAGATCTAAGTTGTGATCTAGAATTTGAGTGGCAATGCAAAAGATGAGCATGGTAGACAGGGACCAGGGCAGGTAAGTTCAGAGCAATTATCAAATAGAACAGCTTGAGAGAGGTCCCATAGTGGAGTTGGGGTTGAGGCAGGGCCCATTAGGGAACGGAGAGGAggccagggttggggggtggaTAGAGTTCAGAGAGCGAGTGGGAAAAAGTGAGGTCAGAGGGGTATAGGATAGAGGGCAGATCACGTAGGGCCTTGTCGGGTATAAAAAGAACTTTGGGCTTCATTCTAGGTAAGATGGGAAACTCTTGAGGGGGGTTAAGTGGGAGCGGGACATGAAGTAATCTTTGTTTTTCAATAATCCTTTTGCTGCTGAGGAAggatggcaaaagaaaaaaaaaagaagaaaggaagaaaagaaagaaaggaaggaaagaaaacaagcaagcaagaaagaaaaaaaatatcccgagagagggagcagggagaccagtgaggAGAATGGAACAGTTTTCTATGGTAGACATGATTGTAGTCTGCCCTAAGATAGTGACAGTTGAGGTGGTGAGAACTGGGTGCATTTAGCAAATATGTCAGAGGCAACATTGCCAAGAATTGAAGATGGATGGGATATTGGCAGGTGGTGAAGGAAAAGGGCATGTCAAGGATCTCATGCCCAAATCTGTATCTCGGTGACTTACTGCCACCACCAACTAGTTCTAATCCTGCCCTATAATGTCTCCCAAGAAATGTTGCTCTTCTTAGGAAGAGAGAACAATGGAGTGGTGGAGCACATTCAGTCTGCAACCAAATGATGCAGGCCCAAATGATGCCATCCAATGATGCAGGCCTAGTTGTGTGACATGGAATAAGTTACTTCAGTTCCCTGCACTTCAGTTTCCCCATGAGTAAAATGCAGGTATCcacaggttgtgtgtgtgtgagtgtgtgtatgtgtattaaaTGAGGCACTAAAAAAGCAATATATAGACAAGTACCTGCACATACGAGGGACTAAAAAATGTTAACCTTTGTTACTTCACAGTCTTTAGGAAATTTAAGGATAATTGTTATCTTTTCCAATTTGTGTACCCCTCTCCTTAAGCAGGGCTATATATAGAGCACAAAAGAACTAATCAGACCTGCCTTACCCAGTGATGCCTCCAGTTAGAACCCTGTATCCCTACCCTGTCCTGGAAACATGAGCAATTCTGTTGTCCAACAGAGCAAATGTCAAAACCACAACTTGATCAGTTTCTTTCTGTTTCGCTTTCCCAGTCTTAATATCCCTCCTCTCTCAGGGCCTCTAATTCTGTGCTTAGGttctaaggcccagagaggttaagtatctGATTCAAAGTCTCAAAGCAAGCAAACAGGCAACTGTCATCACTAGAATCTGCAGAAGCTTTGTACATTCCTAGTTCCCGGAGCTCTCCATTCTTACCTCCTCCTCATGGCTTGACCTCTTGCCCGTGGCACTAACCATCTTCATCAGGAGTGAGGAAGGTATAGAAAGCTGGTGTGTTCAAGGACTCCATGATCATGGACTCCACCATTGACTTAGACAGCAGCTCTAGCTCCTCAGGGAAATGGAGCAGGCTGGCCACCTCAGGGAGGATGCTAGAAGGCAGCAAGACTGGCACATTTGGGGGCTGCCTTCTGGCATAGGCCTGGAGCTGCTGGAGAGGCCCATTGTTGGGACTTCTGACACAAGTAGTCCCAGAATTTGCCTGGTGTTTGGGGGCCCCAGCAGCAGATCCTGCTGAAGCCAGAGCTTTCTCAGGGCAGCAGAAAGGGCAAGGTGGAGTCAAAGGGAATTGGGAAGGGTGCTCCAAAGACAGAGGTGGTCATGGTCTTGCTGGGACTTGCAGGACTTGAGGTTGTGCTTGTGAATGTGTTTGGATCCTGAGGAGGTAGGGGCATTGGTCTGACAGGTCTGGGGGATAACGGGGTTTTGGGTTTATTGGGGATTGGGGTCCTAGGTTTGGAAAATGATAAGCTTGGGTAATTTTGGGGAGCTGGGGTATTAGAGTTAAGAGGTGTtgggactggggtgcctggctggctcagtgggttaaagcctctgccttcggctcaggtcatgatctcaggatcctgggatcgagcccggcatcgggctctctgttcagcggggagcctgcttcctccatctctctctgcctgcttctctgcctacttgtgatttctttttttttttttttttttttttttttttttaattttttattttttataaacatatatacttgtgatttctgtctgttcaaataaataaatgggatcttaaaaaaaaaaaagaggtgttaGGATTTTAGGGATGTTAGGTTAAGAGGATGCTGGGTTTAGGGTGTGACAGATTGTTTGGGGTCTTGTGAGCAGGAACCTTTGGTCTAGTTTTGTGATAAGTGTTTGAAGACCTGAAGCATGGAGACTCCAGGATTGGCCTGTGGCAAGCTTTTGGGTGACTGTGATGTGAGTATCCCAAGTTGGGAATGTGATAGAGCATCCAGTTTGGGTTGTGATGGAACACCAGGTTTGGAGGACAGTGGAATATCATGTTTCACAATGCCAGCTTTGGGCTGGGATGGGGTGCTAGGATTCAGAAGTGGGACTTGTGTCTTGGCAGTCATGGGTAATAGGGTACCAGGATTCTGGTGTGATGGCACGCTGGGCTTCAGAAGCAATAGGGCACCAGAGTTTGAGGGCCAAAGGTAGCAGTTTTTGTTCTGAGAGTTGGCTGAACCAAAGTGCCGGAATCCTGTTGTGTAGGATTTGGGGATTTGGGGTGTGCTGGGGTGGATAGGGTACTTAGTGACCTGACCCAGTGGCTCCAACTCCTTGGAACTGGACATAATTTCTGTAGAAGCAGGAGCCATTGGGGATAAGTAGGACCTTGGTTTCACAAGCCCTAATTTGGGAGAGACCTTGGGTAACAAGGCTGACGGGGCTGTGCCTGTCCCGAGGCCACGTCTGCTGGCGGATGAAGGCATAATGGTGCCTAGTACAGCTGCAGTGGAAATCTGTGATCTGACCTTCCCACTTGCCTCCTTGGGCTGCACCATGACCAGTGAAGTCAGAGGTGTGACAACATTGTTTTCAAGGGACAGCTTGAGGACTTCGGTGGCCAGCAGGCGGCGAGCAGACTTGGAAGCATCCCTCAGCAACTCTCCACTGGTGGTGTAGGCCCAGAGGCAGCAGGTGAAGTGGGCTACGTTGTAGGCCCACTCCCCTGGGACACCAGAGTTCTTCTGGCTCTGCTGGTGGCTGCCTCACTGTGGCAGGCTACAAGAAGCTGACTCTTGGGGCCACAGGCTGCCAGGTGGATGCCAAGTTCCTGCTTTCCTACCTGCCTGCCTGTGCCTGTCCTGCCACCACCAGTTCTGAGCCACGAAAATAATGGGGAAAAGGTCCAAGGGGAGGCCCCAACCAAGCCTCCCAGAGGAGGGGAGGCTCTCCCTTCAAGAATGCACGTCTGCCAGCGGAGGAATGGAGATCTCCTCATAGAGGCCCTTCAGCTGTAGGGCTGCATCAGTGCCCTCATACGTGCACCAGGCTTCTCCCTGGTTCTCCAGGGGCAGGTGACACAGCAATGGGAAGTCAGCCTCATCCCTGAAGGCCAAACTAAAAAGGGACACCCTGTTGCCCAGTGcctgacagatgttggagaggatcaCCCTAGGGGTCATCACACTGGCTATGGGCTCCGCATCTGTCAGGAAGATGATGAGATGGATCCTCCTCACACTGCAGCCCTGACCAGTCTTCTGATTGCTGTGGTTTAGCAATGCTATGCTGTAGCAGAGCTGCACTGATGTTGGTCCCTAATTGGGAAGCAGACCGTGAGACCATCTTTTCTAGTTATTTCTATCCCCATTGCAGACACCTTAGACACCTCACCAACCTCTCAGGCTCAGTCATTTCTCATCTTTGCTCAGGCTGTTTCTGCTGCTTATCCTTCCCAacactcctgccccccacacgGGTTCCCTGAGATCTGACAGTGGGGCCCACATGTCCTTGGCTTTTATCACTCCC
This region includes:
- the ITIH6 gene encoding LOW QUALITY PROTEIN: inter-alpha-trypsin inhibitor heavy chain H6 (The sequence of the model RefSeq protein was modified relative to this genomic sequence to represent the inferred CDS: inserted 13 bases in 10 codons; deleted 7 bases in 5 codons; substituted 5 bases at 5 genomic stop codons), producing the protein MGGKGRETGVLADIDIPCADLQRRDTLKKARIWGLTQARGEISGWRXLICVSFLLTILLEMTYRGPPCPPHQAQRLLLMTSXCVHSTVVSHCTHTLVTSVLFNLHAEAHKTTFDLQLPHLPFISNFTYVCLLPNLLTINNKVYVVEVKEKHQAKKICEKAHQQGNAVAHVGIRXEGEKFGISTSPAAGLEVTFXLVYEGLLXWFQGQYLAVVSLKLGQLVTRLTVEVTVSERMGTSYVHMLPLKDSHLCTNTHRGIEADSSPSTRIERGRDLCLNITFCPALQDQSAFSSSGTMAHFVVQHXGVMEGIAGDVQIYEGYFIHYFAPRSLPPIKKNVVFVVIQVAGSMFGTTMKQTEKATNVILGGARVNDHFXTITFSDLVSIXASIQNIHSTKDYLGHMEAGGRKWTNISAALLXSIALLNHSNQKTGQGCSVRRIHLIIFLTDAEPIASVMTPRVILSNICQALGNRVSLFSLAFRDEADFPLLCHLPLENQGEAWCTYEGTDAALQLKGLYEEISIPPLADVHSXRESSPPLGGLVGASPWTXFPHYFRGSELVVAGQAQAGRGKQELGIHLAACGPKSQLLVACHSEAATSXSQKNSGVPGEWAYNVAHFTCCLWAYTTSGELLRDASKSARRLLATEVLKLSLENNVVTPLTSLVMVQPKEASGKVRSQISTAAVLGTIMPSSASRRGLGTGTAPSALLPKVSPKLGLVKPRSYLSPMAPASTEIMSSSKELEPLGQSLSTLSTPAHPKSPNPTQQDSGTLVQPTLRTKTAXLWPSNSGALLLLKPSVPSHQNPGTLLPMTAKTQVPLLNPSTPSQPKAGIVKHDIPLSSKPGVPSQPKLDALSHSQLGILTSQSPKSLPQANPGVSMLQVFKHXYHKTRPKVPAHKTPNNLSHPKPSILLTLSFSKPRTPIPNKPKTPLSPRPVRPMPLPPQDPNTFTSTTSSPASPSKTMTTSVFGAPFPIPFDSTLPFLLLRKLWLQQDLLLGPPNTRQILGLLVSEVPTMGLSSSSRPMPEGXPPNVPVLLPSSILPEVASLLHFPEELELLSKSMVESMIMESLNTPAFYTFLTPDEDG